GTTGGCCTTGGTGCTGGAGCGGATCCCGATGAGACAGCCTCCGGCCGGCTCGTCGCACCCGAAACGGAGGCAGCCGAGCCCGAACCGGCTGCCCGCCCTGATGAGACTGCCGACCAGGCAGAGAATTTTCCTGACCTGGACCAGCGGCTCATTGCTCAGCTGGCTGACCGGGAACTCGCGGTCATGGGGGGACGGGTACGCCAGCGCTCACGATCCCGGCGCAACGTGCTGGTGGTCGATTCGTCGGCCGACGCGCGCACGGTTCTCTCGATCTACCTTTCGCGGACCGGCTACCAGGTGGTGACGGCTTCGAGTGCGGAAGATTGCCTGTCCAAGCTCTGTTACCACGATGTCGACGCGGTGGTACTCGAGCCTGATATGCCCGGCGCGGACGGTGGTCACGTTTGTAGCATCATCAGGACCGACCCGGCCTTCAAGGCCTATAGCCGCGTGCCCATTATTCTTTACACCTCGAAACCCCAGAAGTTTGATCGTAACACCGCCGAACGGTGGCAGGCGAGTGACTACGTGGTCAAGGGTGGAGACATGCTACCACTGGTTTCGGCCTTGTTGCAGAGCTGTGAGGCAGCCGAAGCGCAGGACGACACCGATGCTTGAGTCGGCCGATGACGATCACTGGTTTAGCCCGGGCTGGCGTAGCCCGAGGTTGGGCGCAGGGGCGTGGCTGTGGGCCCTGGTGCTTGTCCTGGGCTTTCCGCTTGCGGTCAGCGCCCAGGGACTTCTGGTTCTCAACCCCATGCCACCCAGCTACGACCTGGGCGGGTTTTCTCTGAGCTCCCCTCCGGTCGACAACTGGAGAGAGACCCAATCTTCGCCGACTTCCTTCCAAGCTGTTTATGCCGAGCGTGCTTCGGATGTGGACATAAACCAGCGTTGCCACTTTCTCGCGGAGTCTCACAAGGTGCCCGAGTCTGATTACCAGGGTGACTCCGCTTCGGCCGCCACCGCGGCCTGGACCCAGCACACAGAGCTCAGGGGCGACGCGCTCGTGGCATTTACCCGGGTGCAGGTCCTCAAGGAGGCACCGGGTGTTTTTACTTTCACGCTGGTCGTGAAGCTCGGTGAAGAGAACGTACAGGAAACCTTCTTCATAATGCTCGCGCCCGATAAGTCTGAATACTTCGTCGCCAAGCTCACCACCAAGGAACCCCAGTTCCGCGAGGCCCCGTTCTACGCACCGCTGATGCTCTCCTTATCGACCCTGCGCTGGCGCGCTGAACAGGCCGAGGGCGGTTCCCCGTCCGCGGAAACAGTTGAAGACGCGGTGGATGGCGAATCGGGCGCTGACGGTGCTTTGCCGGGGGACGAGTCGGGCGCTGAAGCGCCCCCTGTCCAACCTTGACCAGCTGTTGATTCCAGACAACCGGGAGTTTTGCAGCGACCGGGCTTTGCTCAGGTGGCCACGGCCGTGTCGACTTCATCCTCGTCGATCCAACTCAGTGCCGCTTCGCGTCCGTCACGCATGAGCCGCTCGGGGCTGCCGGAACCAGGCAGCAGGTAGTCGAGCAGTCCCGGCCTCTCGCCGCTGTCGAAGCCGATTACGCTGACCTTGATGTTTCTTTCCGAGGCAGTATGCATTGCTTGCTCCAACTCCAGCGACTGAGAAACCGCGTCATCGACCCCGAGCAACAGTACCCTGTCTACACTGCTTGCCAGTAGGTGCCGGATCGCCCGCTCCCATGGCCAGGCCCCGCCGTTCTGCTCGGTGAGGCTCGCCGTGGCGACTCCCATGCTGCCCGGTTGGGCGCTGCCACCGGGCAGGGCCGAGTAGTGCTCACCGCAGAACATCTGTAACTCGACCAGTTGTTGATCGGTGTTTCCGTAGCCGAGAGAGTTCTCGACGAAGCCGACCAGCCTGCTGGTTTCCCGTCCTCTTGGCGCAAGGAGGCGGGCGTGTTCGAGCGCGGTATCGAAGAGGATGTGTTGGGCGCGAAGTTTTTCCCAGCCCCTGGCAAGTTCTTCGCCGCTGCCGTTTGCCAGCATCAATGCGTTTAGGGTGGAAGTGCCACCCGAGTAAACAACAGCAGGCGGACCGAACTTTTCGAGCAGGACTTCGGCAAGTCCAGCCTGGTACAGGGCCCTGCTGATGTCGCCGTGCATGATCCAGGCGAGGCAGGGCTGTTTTGCGGTGCTGGCAGGCTGTTCCTCGATCTCTATGTCCCCCGCATGGTTTCCGTTGTCGCTGGTCTCTACAGCTTTTGCTGGAGCGGGCACAATTTCCAGGTTTCGTGCCGCACCCTTGCTGTTGTCCAAAGGGGGCACGGCCTCGCCGACGAGCAGCGGCGCGGGAGCTTCGGGCTCTTGCGCGCCGGCATCGGTTTTAACCGTGGCGGCGATCGTGGGCTCGGGGATGTTTTGGCCGGCTTCCTGGACAGACCTGTTCTGGTCCCCGCCAGCAGGCGGAGGCGTGTGATCTTCGCCCGCCTCCTGGTCCGCGGTGCGAGGCAGTGCTTGCAGGGGACCGGCCTGCATCAACATCCATGGCATTAATCAAAGGGTAAGCCTGCGCGCGTGGAGCTGCAAGAATTGGCTCCAGGCCTCCACCCCGAACGGGGGGGGCACCGGCTGTAGTACAGCGCAAGGCACTAGCCTTAAAGGGGCTTGGCGGCGGGTCTGCGGTCGCGATTTCGGTAGCAGGGCGGGGCCATCAAGGGGTAAGCTTTTTGGAGGTCGTGTGGTAGCCGCACGCCACGGAGAGCCGCCCTTGAACACAGGATCGAGCAACCACGAAACCTCTTGTCCCCTGACGGATACCGTTGTCCTCGTTGACGATGAGCCGAATATCCGCGAGACGGTAGCCTTCATACTCGAAGCCGAGGGGTTACAGGTAGCCACGGCCTGCGACGGGATTGAGGGCCTCGATGTGGTTCACGAACAGAGGCCCAAGGTTGTGCTTCTCGACGTCATGATGCCCGGCATGGACGGTTACGAGCTGTGTCGCAGGATACGTTCAGACGCTGATCTTCGGGACGCCTACGTGTTGATACTTACCGCTCGCGGGCAGAAGGCTGACGAGCTGCGGGCCCTGGAAGCAGGCGCTGACCTGTACCTTTCGAAGCCATTCGACGACGAGGTCGTTCTCTCTATTATTCGCGACGTTTTCGCGGGTAGAATCAGGTCGCGTTGCCATAGCGCCCGCCTGATCGCACCCCTGCACCACGTGGCCTGACCGGGCGCGTTACGCAGGCAGATTGACCCTTGCCTGCCAGGGCCGGGTGTTCAGTCGAAACTCGAATCCGAGAACAGGGCGCCCATGGCGAGAGCCAGATCCTGGTCACCCTCAACGACGATTCTTTCGCTGGCTACCAAGAGCCTTCCGTCGTACTTGCCGTCAGCGACCGCGACCAGGTCTTCGGCCGAGAGGGTAACGATCACTTCAGCGCTGTCCGCACAGCCGGCTTCGACTTTTACGCTACCGCCACCGAGCTGCAACTTGTAGTCACCGCCGCTGTCGCCGGTCAGCTTGAGTTGCACGCAGCATTCGGGGACCCCGCTGGCAAGTTCGGTTTTGTTGAAGGATTCGAAGAGATCGACGAGTCGTTCGGGCGTCGAGGGCTGCTCAACAGCTTCTTCGGCATTCTTTTCAGTGGTTTCCGTCATGCGTTCTTTTAGACCGCAACGCGCGGCTGGGCAAACGGTTCTTGCCCGGCAACAGGGCGGGCGCTAGTATCGTTCCGATGGCTGGGCGGACAGCGGGAATGTTGCTGGCCTCGGCCGGGGCTTGCGTGCTGCTGTTTGCAGGGCTCGGTGATTACACGCTGTGGGATCCCGATGAGGCCAAGCATGCGCTCATCGCCCGTGAGATTTTCGAGTCGGGACAGTGGTGGGCACCCACCGTCAACGGGGCCCCGTACCATCACAAGCCCTCATTCTTCTACCTTCTCGTCGGCCTCGCTTACGGAGGGTTTGGTGTCAACGAGTTTGCAGCCCGGCTCGTACCGGCCTTGGCCTGCCTCGCCACTGTATTGTTTGTCTACCTGGAGGCTTCGCGACCCGCCAGTAGCCAGGAAGACAGCCGAACCGCTAATGGACTGCTGGCGACGGGCCTGCTGCTCGGCGTTCCTTTCTTCCCCTTCGTGGGCCGTTTCACCAATTTCGATTCAGTACTGACGTTATTTATCACCGTCACGGTTTTCAGGGTGGCTGCCTGGCTCGACGCCGAAGACGGCCGCCCTCTTCCCTGGGACACCTGGGTTTTTGCCGGGCTGGCGACTTTGACCAAGGGGCCCGTGGCGGTTTTGCTGTTAGTGTTGCCGCTGTTGTTGTTCCTTGTAAGCGGGCGCATCAAGCTCTCTCGGCTGAGGCCGGGCAGGGGAGTACTTATCTTCAGCCTGGTGGTCTGCGCCTGGCTGCTGCCCACGTTCCTGCTCAACCCCGACTACATCCGCGAGTTTGTCCTCGTTCACAATATCGGGCGCTACACGGGCGCCGGCGGAGTCTCGTTTCACGCTCAACCACTGTGGTTCTTTATTCCTGTTGGCATTGCCTGTCTCTTGCCCTGGTCGGCGTTGCTGCCGGCCGCGGTCGCAAGGGGCCTGGCCGGTCGCGATTCCTGTCGCTGGCTCGCCGTGTTCTGTTGCTGGGTACTGGTCTTCTTCTCGCTGTCTCATGGTAAGCTGGCGACGTACATCTTGCCCGCCTTCCCGGCGGCGGCGGTACTGGTAGCGCGCTGGTTGGAGGATAACGGTGAACGTCGAGCCGCCGGCTTCAACGGTTTGGCGCTGGCCGCTTCGGCAGTTCTCATGGTCGCGCTCGGACCCGCCTCTGCCTGGCTTTACTTCGAGGAAACCGGCGCCGTGTACCAGGGACCGGCGACCCTGTTGTTCTGGTTCGCCACCGCCGGGGGCCTGCTGGCCCTGTCTAGGTGGCGTCGGCTCTTCAGTGTCGGACGTATCAACGCTGTGCTGTGTAGCTCGATGTTTCTCGTCAGCCTGGGGTTCGCGTTGGCGCTGGGTCCCCGCGTGAGCCCGTTCACCAGCGATGCCGATCTCGCTGCCCTGGTCGCCGCCGAGGTCCCCGCGGAAATAGGACTGGCTTCCTGGGGCATAAGGCCCTGGTCTTTTCGCTTTTATGCGGATCGTCCTCTTTTCAGAAAGCCGCGGGCGGTTGATTACGAGGCGTTGATCGCGGGGCCCGAACCGCTTCTGCTTCTCAGCAAGGCCTCGGGTATGCGATCCATTGGCGGTGGTTCAGCCGGTGAGCTGCGAGCCTGGCGGAATAATTTTCGTCATACCCTTTACGCGAACCGAGCTGCCTGGTTTCTCTTGAACCGCGAAAAAACCTCACCTACGGCGATTTCTCCGAACCCGGGACGTTGAACTGTTGCCTTCGTTCGGGCGGTTGTTACCATGTAGCCATGAGAGTATTTTTGCGTGCGTCCGGCTTGTCCGTGTTCCTGGCTCTCGGTCTGACCTGCGCCCTGGCTTTGCCACCCGTCGCAACGGCCGATAGCGAAAGTTCCGCGGGCGCGGCTGAAAAGCTGGATTCTGCAGGGGCCAGCACACTGGCCGCCGATGAAGCCGTCAAGGCCTACCTCCTCGCCATGCAGGAGCATCGTTTCGGTGACGCATACGACTATGTCTCCTCCACCTTGAGGGCCGGTAAGGATCGAGATGCCTGGGCAAAAGAACAGAAGTACATAGTCGAGTTGGCCGAGGTTAAAATATTTGATTTCACGGTCTACCCGGCTCGTGTCACCGGCGACAAGGCCCGAGTACCTAATTTGCTGAAGTCTCAAGACAAATTTCTGAACCAGCTGGGCTTGGATGAGCACGAACTTTACGACCTCATCAAAGAAGAGGGGTCCTGGCGCATAGATCAGCAACTGCTCGTGCAGGGTGCTGACCGCCGCGAGTATTTTCCCGACTGAGGGTCAGGCCGCTCAATCTCACCCGGCTGCGCCGTCCAGACATGTGGCGGCTCGCGACTAAAACCGGCGTAAAAGCCAGTGTACTCCTTGACACTGCGGCCTCAGGCCGATAAATGGGCTTGTTCCCGACTACTGGTAGTCGACTCCTCAACGATACAGCTTCGTGCACCTACGCGTCTTTTGATAGGAGATTTTAATGCTGATTGATCACCCGTTATCCCGAGCCGTCTCCACCCAGACGGTTGCGTTTCGGGCAGCCTCCAAGAGGGCTGTTGTACTACCGGCTCTGCGCCTGTGCCTTTTTGTGGTGGCCGCGCTGGTCGCGGCCGGCTGCCATGGCTCTGAGGACTACGAGCCCTTGGGAACCCAGAAGATCT
This genomic stretch from Candidatus Binatota bacterium harbors:
- a CDS encoding response regulator encodes the protein MTDTVVLVDDEPNIRETVAFILEAEGLQVATACDGIEGLDVVHEQRPKVVLLDVMMPGMDGYELCRRIRSDADLRDAYVLILTARGQKADELRALEAGADLYLSKPFDDEVVLSIIRDVFAGRIRSRCHSARLIAPLHHVA
- a CDS encoding SCP2 sterol-binding domain-containing protein, encoding MTETTEKNAEEAVEQPSTPERLVDLFESFNKTELASGVPECCVQLKLTGDSGGDYKLQLGGGSVKVEAGCADSAEVIVTLSAEDLVAVADGKYDGRLLVASERIVVEGDQDLALAMGALFSDSSFD
- a CDS encoding glycosyltransferase family 39 protein, yielding MAGRTAGMLLASAGACVLLFAGLGDYTLWDPDEAKHALIAREIFESGQWWAPTVNGAPYHHKPSFFYLLVGLAYGGFGVNEFAARLVPALACLATVLFVYLEASRPASSQEDSRTANGLLATGLLLGVPFFPFVGRFTNFDSVLTLFITVTVFRVAAWLDAEDGRPLPWDTWVFAGLATLTKGPVAVLLLVLPLLLFLVSGRIKLSRLRPGRGVLIFSLVVCAWLLPTFLLNPDYIREFVLVHNIGRYTGAGGVSFHAQPLWFFIPVGIACLLPWSALLPAAVARGLAGRDSCRWLAVFCCWVLVFFSLSHGKLATYILPAFPAAAVLVARWLEDNGERRAAGFNGLALAASAVLMVALGPASAWLYFEETGAVYQGPATLLFWFATAGGLLALSRWRRLFSVGRINAVLCSSMFLVSLGFALALGPRVSPFTSDADLAALVAAEVPAEIGLASWGIRPWSFRFYADRPLFRKPRAVDYEALIAGPEPLLLLSKASGMRSIGGGSAGELRAWRNNFRHTLYANRAAWFLLNREKTSPTAISPNPGR